Sequence from the Orcinus orca chromosome 11, mOrcOrc1.1, whole genome shotgun sequence genome:
CTCTTCCTTCTCCAGAGATGCCCTGTATCCAAGCCCAGTATGGGACACCAGCATCGAGCCCAGGACCCCGTGACCCCCTGACCCCCGAGCTCAGCAAGCCCACCATGGACCTGGCCAGCCCTGAGGTGGCCCCCGCTGTCCCCACGGCCTTGCCCAGCTTCAGCACCTTCATGGACGGCTACACGGGGGAGTTTGACACCTTCCTGTACCAGCTGCCGGGAACAGCCCAGCCGTGCTCCTCGGCCTCCTCCTCGGCCTCCTCCACGTCTTCATCGTCAGCCACCTCCCCTGCCTCCGCTTCATTCAAGTTCGAGGACTTCCAGGTGTTCGGCTGCTACCCCGGCACCCTGAGCGGCCCTCTTGACGAGACCCTGTCCTCCAGCGGCTCCGACTACTATGGCAGCCCCTGCTCAGCCCCGTCACCGTCCACGCCCAGCTTCCAGCCGCCACAGCTCTCTCCCTGGGACGGCTCCTTCGGCCCCTTCTCGCCCAGCCAGACTTACGAAGGCATGCGGGCATGGACAGAGCAGCTGCCCAAGGCTTCTGGGCACCCCCAGCCGCTGACCTTCTTTTCCTTCAGCCCTCCCCCCGGCCCCAGTcccagcctggcccagagccCCCTGAGGCTGTTCCCCTCGCAGGCTGCCCAccagctgggggagggagagagctaTTCCATGCCGACAGCGTTCCCAGGCCTGGTGCCCGCGTCTTCACACCTCGACGGCTTGGGGATGGTGGATGCGCCCGTGACCCCAGCCAAGGCCCGGAGTGGGGCTCCGGGTGCGAGCGAGGGCCGCTGTGCTGTGTGTGGGGACAACGCCTCTTGCCAGCATTACGGTGTCCGCACCTGCGAGGGCTGCAAGGGCTTCTTCAAGGTACTGGGCTGCCCGGGGGGTAGCTTTTTATGAGAGGTGGGACAGGCTGCTCTCTCACCCCAGCAGGGTCTGTGGTGACTTCCCTTGGGTTCTCCTCCCAACAAGTTCTGCTCTTTAAGCAGAGGGCAGGCCTGCCAGGTGGGCTACTGTCCTGGGAGCAGGGAGCTGGGACCTTTTCATGCTGGGACTGGGGCTGTAGAGTTATGGAGGGAGGGGCGAGAGCTGGGCAGAGGGTGCGGGCTGCAGGGGTACCCAGGAGGGGAAGTTCAGTGGCCAGCCTCTAGCTGTCCTCTGCCTGGCCTCCCCCCACTCAAGGTCCTGGTGGGAAGGGGGGCCCCAGGCACTCGTGTTCCTGGCGCGAGATGAAAGGATCTGAGAAGAGGGCTTGGTGCTTGAGGGCTGGGGGCGGACTTGGGAACAGGCTGTGTGTTTGTCCCAGTGCTGGGTGCCTGCTTCGCTTcccgtccccacccccagcccctcctcagcCCTCTCGTGTCTGCCCCAGGGAAGGGGCAGGCGGACGCAGGCACGTTAAGAAGTACCAGCTGCTGGGGAGCCCTGAGCCCCTAATCTTGTGTCCTGAGGGTGAGGCCGAACCCTCCCCCAGTGTCCCCAagacttttctcttccttcccccacccatccatctctccctcccctgccacccAAATGTTAGAAAAATAGCTGTGAACAGAGAGCGCTTTTGTCTGCGATGGCAGTAGGATCTGGTCGCTTCCCTCCCCTGGGCTCCCCCTATCCCCACGCTCTGACAGCGTGTTCCGTgttgccccccccaccccagcgcaCAGTGCAGAAAAATGCCAAGTACATCTGCCTGGCTAACAAGGACTGCCCTGTGGACAAGAGACGGCGAAACCGCTGCCAGTTCTGTCGCTTCCAGAAGTGCCTGGCTGTGGGCATGGTGAAGGAAGGTGGGTGGCTGGCACAGGCCCAGTGGGACAGCGGCGGGCCTGAGTGGGGTGGGGCTGGCAGAGTCCCCCAGACATTTGTTCTGGTGGGCCGCAGGGCAGGGCATGCCTGGGCCCTACTTCCTCCCCGACCTCTGGTCCACCTGCCTGCCTTGTGGTGGGGGAGGTCCCTGCAGAGTCCCCTGGGTCTCGGGGGCTCTAGGTCCTTGCACTTGGGGTTGCTGCCCAGCACTGCTGGGCACGGCTTGGGCTGAGAGGCCCTCCCCTGGCTCCCTTCCTCCCTTGCTCACCCTTGCCCATTTCTCTGCAGTTGTCCGGACAGACAGCCTGAAGGGTCGGCGGGGGCGGCTCCCTTCCAAGCCCAAGCAACCCCCGGATGCCTCCCCTGCGAATCTCCTCACTTCCCTGGTCCGGGCACACCTGGACTCAGGGCCCAGCACTTCCAAACTGGACTACTCCAAGGTGAGGCCCAGCCTACCGCACGTTCAGCGCTTTCCTGCGCATTAGAAAAGCCCCAGTTCCACAAATGGAAAAGAGAGGAGGCCCCTCCAGGCTGACCAGATGGGAAAATGTACCCCTTTGGGCAGTGGCCAATTAGAAAAACGTGCTCCTTCCAGCAGCTGTGGCCCTGGGTTAATATGTGAGAGTTGGCAAGCAAGCGTGGGCGGAATCTCAGCTCCACTCTCACCCCCGGGATCTGACATCCGAGGGAGGGCGCGTCATGGCTGTACGTGGCGGCCTTGGTGTGGGgctttccctggggtctgaccccGCCAGGCCGCTTCCTAGTTCCAGgagctggtgctgccccacttcgGGAAGGAGGATGCCGGGGACGTGCAGCAGTTCTACGACCTGCTTTCGGGTTCCCTGGAGGTTATCCGCAAGTGGGCTGAGAAGATCCCCGGCTTTGCCGAGCTGTCCCCCGGGGACCAGGACCTGCTGCTGGAGTCGGCCTTCCTGGAGCTCTTCATCCTCCGCCTGGCCTACCGGTGAGCTTTCGGCTGTCTGCTCACCCCTCACCCTGCCgccctgccctccagcccctCTGACTCGTGTCTGCATCCCTGCCCACCAGGTCTAAGCCGGCTGAGGGGAAGCTCATCTTCTGCTCGGGCCTGGTGCTGCACCGGCTGCAGTGTGCCCGCGGCTTCGGGGACTGGATCGACAGCATCCTGGCCTTCTCTCGCTCCCTGCACAGCTTGGTCGTCGACGTCCCTGCTTTTGCCTGCCTCTCTGCGCTCGTCCTTATCACAGGTGGGTGGCTAGTTCCACAGAcctggggagatggggagggccTGAGGGCCTGGCCCTGGATGGGCGGGCACCTGGCGCTTCCTGGGCCCCCACCTTGTGGAGCGAGGGTGATTAGATGCAGAGAGGGGTAAGCATGGCTCAGGGCAACACAGCtggcaggtggcagagccaggcttcAGGCCCAGCTGTGGCTGACTGCAAACCAAGCCAGCCTGTGAGTTATCCCAGAGGACCACAGATCCTGATCGTGTAGGTGTCATGTGTGGCCTaaagtttgggtttgtttttaaaatcttaatcgTGTTGCACACAGGAAGTTTTTACAAACGGAGCATGTGCACATAAACAGCACCTAGATCAAGAAACAGacatgagcttccctggtggcgcagtggttgagagtccgcctgccgatgcaggggacacgggttcgtgccctgggccgggaggatcccacatgccacggagcggctgggcccgtgagccatggccgctgagcctgcgcgtccggagcctgtgctccgcaacgggagaggccacagcagtgaaaggcccacctaccgcaaaaaaaaaaaaaaaagaaacagacatgaCCGGGACATCAGAACCCCTCCTTGTGCCCCCTTCCTGTCATCAGTTCCCCAAAAGGTGGCTGCCACCCCGACTGCTAATAGCACAGATTAGCTGTGCTTGTTGTGTactttatgtaaatataattacACAGGATGGAGTTTTTGGCATTAAATGCGGAGGTTTTGgggtctctttattttttaaagcaccagAATCTGCCCCCACctctttttcacttaatttttttaactgaaatttcaCAGAGCTACATAGGGCAAAAAACTGTAGGACAGAATCTGAGGCACTCTGGGCTGCAGAGAGAGTGTGGTGGGTTTTGAGGCCTGCTTTCCCTGGAGGTGGCCTCTGAAACACTGCTGCTCAAACCCAGGGTTTCTCACAAACagtctggggggaaaaaaaccaaaagcaaCGCTGGCCTCGTCAGAAAACCCGCGTagggttttatttcctttttgcgaccttaggcaagtcatttaacctctctgggcctcactgtGTCACTTGGAAGATGAGGATAATGAACGTTGCTGCCTTGCTAGGCTTCTGCTGGGGCTCAGAAGCGGGCTCCTGTGCTTTTGCACAGTGCAGAGGGCTGTGGGGCCTGGTCACTGGCGGCCGTTCCAGAGACCTGGGAGAGGCCGGGGAGAGGGGCGTCTGCTCCTCAGCTGTGCAGCTAATCCTGCACCTTCCCCGCAGACCGGCACGGGCTGCAGGAGCCTTGCAGGGTAGAGGAGCTGCAGAACCGCATCGCCAGCTGCCTGAAGGAGCACGTCTCGGCCGAGGCAGGCGAGCCTCAGCCCGCCAGCTGCCTGTCCCGCCTGCTGGGCAAGCTGCCCGAGCTGCGGACCCTGTGCACCCAGGGCCTGCAGCGCATCTTCTACCTCAAGCTGGAGGACTTGGTGCCCCCTCCGCCCATCGTCGAGAAGATCTTTATGGACACGCTGCCCTTCTGACCCCAGCCCGGGAACACACGTGCACTCCGTGTGCACGCTCACACGCCACCCCACGTGCCTTTAGCCCACGGCCCACGGACCCCTGGAGCACCACCCCTCAGCCTGGGCCTGAGCTGCAGACTGGccgcccctccccaccacctgctctgggaggtgggcagggagttcatgccctgggggagggggatgcgTTCACAGGGGTGACCCTTACTATTTGTCTtaccccccagcccagccctggtcTTTATGTTTTTGTAAGATAAAACCGTTTTTAACACACATACCGCCATGCTGTAAATAAGCCAAATGCTGCTGTAAATACAGGAAGGAAGAGGttgaggtgggagtggggtttgggAGGGAGGGACGGGCCCCCGCCAGCCTCCTCCTACTTGCTCTCTCTTCCCGCCCTCCTTCCATGTGTACATAGACTCACTCTAGGAGGCAGACAAGTGACAGATTCTGacatttatatttgtgtattttcctGGATTTATAGTACGTGTCTTTTctgattaatatatttaatatattgaaTAAAAAATAGACGTGTAGCTGAAGCTAGGATCCTGTCTCTCTCTGACACCCTCCCCCCATACCACCCATCCCCCAAATGGCATGAGAGGCAGGGGTGGCACCCATAAATCTTGAATGTTACCAAGCTGAGCTTACTGGCCTCAGTTCACTCATTTGTAAAAGGTGGAAATAATCGCAGCTGCTTCATGGGGTTGTTATGCAAAGCACTGAGACTAGTTTCCGACACGACACGGAGAAAGCTTCTGGGAAGCAGGCCTGGCTTGTGGATGGGGCCTGCGCCTGGAGGCTGATTCATCCAGGGATAAGAGCACCGGCTTTGGCGGTAAGTTCCTAACCTGGGTTGATGGCCTCTGATTCGGCTTCCACATCTGTAACACAGGGAGGAGGGCATTCCCCACCTCACCTGGCTGCTGGGATTGCGAGGGGGTGGGTGTGGTGCTCACCATAGGGCTGGGTACAAGGCAGCTCAGGATGGTGATAGCAGCTATCGTTACTCAGTATAAGTTTTCTTCCCATCGCCATTTTCAATATTTCTCCCCACGCGTCTAGCACCCTCTTGGCAAGGAAACTGTTCTGAGGTCCCTACCTGTGCCCAAATACCCCCACGTAGGTTCTCCATCCCCCAAGTCCATCAGATGCTTAGCTGGCTTAAAATGTAAattcctagggacttccctggtggcgcagtggttaagaatctgcctgccaacgcaggggacacgggtttgatccctagtcggggaagatcccacatgccgcggagcaactaagcccgtgcgccacaactactgagcctgcgtgccacaactactgagcccgcgtgccacaactactgaagcccgcgtgcctagagcctgtgctccgcaacaagagaagccaccgcaatgagaagcccgcgcactgcaacgaagagtagcccccacttgccgcaactagagaaagcctgcatgcagcaacaaagacccaatgcaaccaaaagtaaataaaattgattctttaaaaaaatacaaaaacaaattccTAGGCTCTACCCCAAAGACTCAGATTTGATGGGGTGGGGCTCATGGAGCTCTACTTTTGCCCAGCACCCAGGTGTTTGTGAGGCTGGAGGCCTGGAGGCCACTCTTTCGAGAAACATGAACgtagcctgaccctaacccgagGCCCAAGGTAGCCACGCGGGGTCCGGCCCCTTTCCCTGCTCTCAGTGCCCTTCCAGCCTCATGACCCAGCAGGGCCCTTGGCCCAGGACCACTGACCCTCTACCTCCACAGCCCCTAGGAACTGGCTGGATGAGGGCAGCCCCTGCTGGTTGGAAGTCAAACAAAATAGGgctctgctctgcagtaggaccGAAtcaagggccttccctggtgctccagcccCAGTCTGCAGGTTCCCCAAGGAGTCCCCAGCCACCTGCCCTCGCTCAGGTTCTGTTCTGAAGGGTCCatgtggggtgggctggggagtcCTGGGCCCTGTGCATGATGACTGCCATGGCCAGCAGtgtgcggactgccaagcgtgcATCCCTGGCACCCCCGCCAGAGCTCGTGAGTGAGCCTGTGTCACAGCACCAGCACCTGGCAAGGCGGGGCTAGGGGTGGGGTGGTTGGGAGATCTGCTTCTGTTCTCAGCCCTACCCCAGCTCCACACTGCTCTCTGAGAAGCCCCTCTTCCTCACTGAGCCCTGGTTTCCTATCTGTTCCACGCGGAGGTGAGTCTGGTGGCAGTACTCTGGTTAGGAGCAGAGCTTGCTGGGAAGTCCCCCACCAGCTGTGGCTGGACTGAGTCCCTCTCCCTCTGAATCACTCTTTGGCAAAGATAGATGTGGAGCACAGGGCAGGCCCCTGGGGAAAGCAAAAGGTGTTTGAGGAGGGGCCAGGGGCCGGGAATGGGCCGGGGCAGTGGAGAATCTTGGTCCCTATAGACATCTAGGCCCCATAGTGATGACAGCAGCTACCACATATTAGGATTTATCATCCGCCAAGTTCCTTTCATATGATGTTTGTTACTTCTAGCCCTCGGTACCACACTGTAAGGAAAGCGTGCAACACAGCAGAGGGGTAAAGAGCGAGGACTCCAGAACCAGACTACCCGGCTTTAAAGCTTGGCTCCAGCTCTTCCTAGCTGTGCaattttgggcaagtcactttacctttctgtgcctcagtgtttTCATCTATAAATGGGGAAATTAGTTGTACCTATTTCACAAAGTTGCTAATAGTGATTACATGAATGAATGTATACAAAGTGTTTCCAACAGTGCCTGCCTTGTAGCAGGCACCCAATCAGTAATAGCTATTGTTTTTACCAAAGAGGAGAATTCAtttcagaggaaaggaaatgactttcccaaggtcacttgACTTCTAAGTGGCTGAGCTGCATGGGTCTAACTACTTAACCACTAGGTCTCCCTGTCCTTGTAAATGAAAGAAGCCCCATGGATGGTGGCTCCTTTCCGGGACTCTGGCAATTGGGGTACGGGGTGGGGGGCTGATttctccagccctgccccaccctgccccgcccaagggctggagcctgcaggcagGCCTTTTCTTTCCAACCAGCAACTGGAAGAACTGGCCTCTGAGTCTTGCTAGGGGCCAGGAGGGCGAACAAGGGGGCATTGAGCCTGGTGGGGCCTCACAATGGCCGCTCTGTCCCTGCGGCCCGGGGGCTGGGCCATTTCCGTCGGTGACAATAGTCAAAAGGCAGTGACGCTGGCAGGGCCTGGAATCCCAGGCGGGATTTTCCAAGGCCTCAAATCCCGCTGTTTGTCCTCACAGGAGACCCAGGAAGCCTACCTCCCTGTCTCCCAGCACCCCACCCATGCAGGGCCCTGTGCCCAGAGGCCCTGGCCCCCTCCCCAGTCTGGGGGTGGCTCGGTGACTGGGGCCATAGCTCTGAGGTCTAGGCTCTGAGCAGGGGCCGATGGCCCTTCACGGGGGCCTGGGATAGGGGAAACTGTGCTACGCCCGGACGTGGTTACGGAGCTAGGTGGTGAGGGTCGGCCTCAAGGAAGTAGAGAAACTTCTGAAGGTCACAGGCAACCAGCCGGTACTTGAGCTGTACGATACCGCACGGTTGCTCTGAGTGTCCACGCGCCGGGCTGGGTGGTAGCCGGCTCTGCGGCTGCAGAGGGAAGCCTGTGAGAGCCTGTCAGAGGTGGGAGGCTGCTGGGTGGTGGCTGGACAGTCCGCAGGTCGAGTGATGTCCTTCCGTAGCCGTGAGGCAGCTGTGTTGGGCCTGTTCTGGTTGAGGGCAGTGCTGCGTCGCCCTCACGTGAGAGTTGGGTCTGAGGATTCCCAGCGTGTTTTAGCTTAAATCTGGACGAGCCCCAGCCCCACCGAGCCCCTGACTTTAGCCGTGACCCCAGGGCTGCTGGGCCTTCTCAGAACGTGAGGCTGAAGGGGTGCGCCTCCGCCCGTCCGCCTTGCCTCCCCGTCCGGACCTGGCCTTGCAGCCCTACAGCTCAGCGGGCGGCTGCTCTGCTCTCCCTGGAGCCCCAGACCGCTGCTTCTCTCTGCTGCAGGCTCAGCCCgctgccagccctgccctggcccccGGGCTGGGGGCTGATTGGGTAAGGCCTAGGCTGCCTAGTGGGACTTGGAAACGTCCAGCCCCCTGTGGGAAGGGCAGGAAGGAGTGCAAGGCTGAGGAaacccccctccaccccctcaatatccccttccccacacagccagggacattctgagggcaggaggcacaTTCCAGGGTCCCCAGCTGGACTCTGAAGGCTCTGGGGCCCTGGAGGCTCTGGCCTTGGCGTCTGCCTCCCGTCCCCCACCCCTAGGCCCATGCTCCAGCCATCCTGCCCACCACCCTGGTTCCCCTTTGCCTCCTGCTGGGCCCTGACCCTGCCAGGCCGGGGGGGCCATTTGAGGTCTCCTCAAGGTCTCACCCAGGTGCTGGCTCAGGACCATAAATCATGCCAGCTGGGCTGTGAGGGCCTGGGGTGGcagctggctggggaggggggtgcaGGGGGGGCCTGTCTTGGTACGTGCTGCGTTAGCAGGGAGCAGTGCCCAGCTGCGAGCCGGGCGGGCAGGGTGCTGACCGCCGCTGCCCTAGTCAAGGAACATCAGAGGGAAAGGGCCGCCACCCGGGGCGCCCAGCCTTGGGGTAGCCCAAGCAGCAGACCTGGACCCCATCCCAGGTAACTGGGGTACCATGAGGATAGCTACAGAGGTGACCCCACCCGATAGGAAACCTGGGACAGAAAAGCAGCCCCCCCAGGAGTAGGTGGAGAGACTCCCTTACCAAGGGTGGGTAAACAGCTATCCTTCTTCTTTTGCAAGGATAGCCTCACAGAACCCTCTGCCCCAAAGAACAACAGATATGCACACACCTCCCAAAGGAACAGAGGCACAGACCTCGCAGGAAGGCGAGATTGACCCCTTATCCCGGCAGGACACAGAAATAAAGCACCACCCCAGCTTGGTCAGAGAGACAACTACGTAGATCTTCTCAGAGAAAGAGACACAACACCCTTCCCCGTCACAGAAGGACAGAGCCCCATGTGTCCCAGGGGAAAGGGCAGCAGATGcgccccctcccacccagcccAGGTCTAGAGGCTGCCTGATGAGACTGGGCTGGGCGCCACCTCTTCCTCATGCTCTCTGCCACTCTCTCATCCGCCCAGCcgtttcctctgcctgggaagaggtggggctgggagtgaCATCCAGAAAGGGTGGGAGGTGGAGCAACCCCTGCGCAGGATCCCAGGGGGCAGATGTCAGAGGGGACAGCTGGTCCTCATGGCCCCTGTGGCTTGGCTCGGATCAGAGGGTCAGCGGGCAGGGTGCTGGCTACACAGCCAAGCCGGCCACTGTCAGGGGCCCCCAACCTGACGTCAGTCCCACTCATTGTTGCTGCAGAGGCTTGAGTCACTCCCTGTGACGCACTGGGGTCAGCTCTGGAGCGGTTGGGGGTGGCCTGCAGGGCCAGCTTCAGGGCTCAGCTCTCCCCTGGGCACACTAGGATGGGGTGGGGCCGTCCGAGGCCACACTCGCCATGGGAAGCCAGCTGCCTACTCCCAAGGTCTTGGGTTGGCCTTCGAGGTCCCTCCACAAAGGCTTTGCTGCAGAAGTGCCTCAGAGGGCCTTCGCCAGTCGCCTGTCTGACTGGCTGGCCATGACTCTGGCTGAGAAGTCAGCTCCCTCTgtcctggcctgtcctgcctcagAACTCTCAGTTCCCACCCTCAGCCCTCAGTGAGACCTCTTTCTCCAGctcttttctgtctccttctccaggaagcctctccAACATAGTTCCCTGCAGCCCCACTTCTTCCTGGAATTGCCAAGCCCCCTTCTTGTCCGTCTCCTCAGGTTGCTGTTGTGTGCTCTCTGCAGCTGTCTTGGTTTTCCACTGGTGCCCAGTCACCTCCCAGCTTGCTGAGAGCAGGGCTTGGGACTCCTCTTCACTCTGAATGTGTCACTTTCTCTTCCGGGCCACAGGCCTCTTTCTGGGATAACAGCAGTGGCTTCCATCCTGGCCCCTTCTGGCCCCTGCAAAACCTGCTGCCATTTTTCATACCATTGGTTGTGTTTTCTCACCCAGGGGCAACTTCTGGTCCATTTCCTCTGTGAGACTCTGAGTTCCTGGAGGGCCAGGATTGTGACTTGTTCCCCTTGGTAGGACATCGGCCTGGCATGGGAACAGTCACACAGGCGTGGCATGATTGAATGATTCCATCTGGGTCATCAGGAGTAGTGGCATAGGACGGGAGAATTCACTCC
This genomic interval carries:
- the NR4A1 gene encoding nuclear receptor subfamily 4 group A member 1 isoform X1 — protein: MARVLLLFPPLCFLAVLSPGNGPASWFLLSRVDSPSAGLHCGQRPAPAPPWCRRLLPGPEGPRDGRVLFEDCWSIQREMPCIQAQYGTPASSPGPRDPLTPELSKPTMDLASPEVAPAVPTALPSFSTFMDGYTGEFDTFLYQLPGTAQPCSSASSSASSTSSSSATSPASASFKFEDFQVFGCYPGTLSGPLDETLSSSGSDYYGSPCSAPSPSTPSFQPPQLSPWDGSFGPFSPSQTYEGMRAWTEQLPKASGHPQPLTFFSFSPPPGPSPSLAQSPLRLFPSQAAHQLGEGESYSMPTAFPGLVPASSHLDGLGMVDAPVTPAKARSGAPGASEGRCAVCGDNASCQHYGVRTCEGCKGFFKRTVQKNAKYICLANKDCPVDKRRRNRCQFCRFQKCLAVGMVKEVVRTDSLKGRRGRLPSKPKQPPDASPANLLTSLVRAHLDSGPSTSKLDYSKFQELVLPHFGKEDAGDVQQFYDLLSGSLEVIRKWAEKIPGFAELSPGDQDLLLESAFLELFILRLAYRSKPAEGKLIFCSGLVLHRLQCARGFGDWIDSILAFSRSLHSLVVDVPAFACLSALVLITDRHGLQEPCRVEELQNRIASCLKEHVSAEAGEPQPASCLSRLLGKLPELRTLCTQGLQRIFYLKLEDLVPPPPIVEKIFMDTLPF
- the NR4A1 gene encoding nuclear receptor subfamily 4 group A member 1 isoform X2; translated protein: MPCIQAQYGTPASSPGPRDPLTPELSKPTMDLASPEVAPAVPTALPSFSTFMDGYTGEFDTFLYQLPGTAQPCSSASSSASSTSSSSATSPASASFKFEDFQVFGCYPGTLSGPLDETLSSSGSDYYGSPCSAPSPSTPSFQPPQLSPWDGSFGPFSPSQTYEGMRAWTEQLPKASGHPQPLTFFSFSPPPGPSPSLAQSPLRLFPSQAAHQLGEGESYSMPTAFPGLVPASSHLDGLGMVDAPVTPAKARSGAPGASEGRCAVCGDNASCQHYGVRTCEGCKGFFKRTVQKNAKYICLANKDCPVDKRRRNRCQFCRFQKCLAVGMVKEVVRTDSLKGRRGRLPSKPKQPPDASPANLLTSLVRAHLDSGPSTSKLDYSKFQELVLPHFGKEDAGDVQQFYDLLSGSLEVIRKWAEKIPGFAELSPGDQDLLLESAFLELFILRLAYRSKPAEGKLIFCSGLVLHRLQCARGFGDWIDSILAFSRSLHSLVVDVPAFACLSALVLITDRHGLQEPCRVEELQNRIASCLKEHVSAEAGEPQPASCLSRLLGKLPELRTLCTQGLQRIFYLKLEDLVPPPPIVEKIFMDTLPF